In one Lachnospiraceae bacterium GAM79 genomic region, the following are encoded:
- a CDS encoding threonine/serine exporter family protein — MPKNSNYTDIMEKNHMEIPWHDYVKNDSNVLIAKAGLIEKASVIGRVGLIMLSCGTGAWRVRTSMNRLSKELGVTCTVDVGLMSIEFNCFDGTDCVSQSLSIANTGVNTSKLYRMEQFVDNFPKEEAHLTGEEIHRRLDQIEKIHTLYSPAKLGLASALACCAFTFLLGGGPVEMILAFIAAGVGNVIRTKMIKHHFTLFFNIAVSISAACLTYAICFHLAEIFFHVSALHEAGYICSMLFIIPGFPFITSGIDLAKLDLRSGLERLSYSVIIVLVATMFAWIMALLLHFHPQDFSSLNLAVGTKLILRIITSFCGVFGFSIMFNSSIPMAVTAACIGAVANTLRLELVDYTSTPPAVAAFAGALTAGLLASVIKRNNGYPRISLTVPSIVIMVPGLYLYRAFYNLGIMSLTEAVSWLSSAIMIIITLPLGLIFARILTDRTFRYCT; from the coding sequence ATGCCAAAGAACAGTAATTATACAGATATCATGGAAAAAAACCATATGGAAATTCCATGGCATGATTATGTAAAAAACGATAGCAATGTCCTGATCGCCAAGGCGGGGCTGATAGAAAAAGCCTCTGTTATTGGAAGGGTCGGGTTAATTATGCTCTCCTGTGGAACAGGTGCCTGGCGTGTTCGTACTTCCATGAACCGCCTGTCCAAAGAACTGGGCGTAACCTGCACCGTTGATGTCGGATTGATGTCCATTGAATTCAACTGTTTTGATGGAACCGACTGCGTTTCACAGTCTCTGAGCATTGCAAATACCGGTGTAAACACCTCGAAGCTCTATCGGATGGAACAATTCGTTGATAATTTTCCAAAAGAAGAAGCCCATCTGACGGGTGAGGAAATCCACCGGCGTCTTGATCAGATTGAGAAGATTCATACACTTTATTCACCTGCAAAACTGGGTCTGGCTTCAGCCCTCGCCTGCTGTGCATTTACCTTCCTATTAGGCGGCGGTCCTGTTGAAATGATCCTGGCTTTTATTGCAGCCGGTGTTGGAAATGTCATCCGTACCAAAATGATCAAGCACCATTTTACCCTTTTCTTTAACATAGCAGTATCCATATCAGCCGCATGCCTGACATATGCCATCTGCTTTCACCTTGCAGAAATCTTCTTCCACGTATCTGCACTCCATGAAGCTGGCTATATCTGCTCAATGCTGTTTATCATTCCCGGATTTCCATTCATAACAAGCGGCATTGACCTGGCTAAACTGGATCTTCGGTCCGGGCTTGAACGTCTGAGCTACTCTGTCATCATAGTTTTAGTAGCCACTATGTTCGCCTGGATCATGGCATTGCTGTTACATTTTCATCCTCAGGATTTCTCCTCTTTGAATCTGGCTGTAGGTACAAAGCTTATCCTGCGGATCATTACAAGCTTCTGCGGAGTCTTCGGTTTCTCCATTATGTTTAACAGCTCGATTCCGATGGCTGTCACCGCTGCCTGTATCGGAGCAGTTGCAAATACTCTCCGGCTGGAGCTTGTCGATTATACAAGCACTCCTCCGGCTGTTGCCGCATTTGCAGGCGCATTAACCGCAGGTCTTCTTGCCTCCGTTATAAAAAGGAATAACGGATATCCAAGAATCTCTCTGACCGTTCCGTCCATCGTTATCATGGTTCCGGGACTTTACCTTTATCGTGCTTTCTATAATCTTGGTATCATGTCTTTAACAGAGGCTGTTTCATGGCTTTCATCTGCGATCATGATCATTATTACTCTGCCTCTCGGTCTGATATTTGCAAGGATCCTGACAGATCGTACTTTCCGGTACTGCACCTGA
- the thiC gene encoding phosphomethylpyrimidine synthase ThiC → MENYTTQMDAARKGIITPEMKIVAKKEHMAVEALRDLVAKGQVAICANKKHTCLNPEGVGSMLRTKINVNLGVSRDCKDYNIEMEKVMSAVNMGAEAIMDLSSHGNTQPFRQKLTSECPAMIGTVPIYDSVIHYQRDLAELTAKDFIDVVRLHAEDGVDFVTLHCGITRKTIDQIKKHKRKMNIVSRGGSLVFAWMSMTGQENPFYEYFDEILDICEEYDVTISLGDACRPGCLADATDVCQIEELVRLGELTKRAWAHNVQVMVEGPGHVPLNQIAANMEVQKTLCMGAPFYVLGPLVTDIAPGYDHITSAIGGAVAAMNGAAFLCYVTPAEHLALPNVDDVKQGIIASKIAAHAADIAKGIPGARDIDDKMADARRVLDWDAQYACALDPATAKAIRDSRMPEDDHSDTCSMCGKFCAVRSMNKALADEYIDIL, encoded by the coding sequence ATGGAAAATTACACAACACAAATGGACGCAGCCAGAAAAGGGATCATCACTCCGGAGATGAAGATCGTAGCGAAAAAGGAACATATGGCTGTCGAGGCGCTCAGGGATTTAGTTGCAAAGGGACAGGTTGCCATCTGTGCTAATAAGAAACACACCTGTCTGAATCCTGAAGGTGTCGGCAGTATGCTGCGTACCAAAATCAACGTAAACCTTGGAGTATCCAGAGACTGCAAGGACTATAACATTGAGATGGAAAAAGTAATGAGCGCAGTTAATATGGGCGCAGAGGCGATCATGGATCTGTCCAGTCATGGAAATACACAGCCATTCCGTCAGAAGCTGACAAGCGAATGTCCTGCCATGATCGGTACAGTTCCGATCTATGACAGTGTCATCCACTATCAACGTGATCTTGCAGAGCTGACAGCAAAGGATTTCATCGATGTTGTCCGTCTTCATGCAGAAGATGGTGTTGACTTTGTAACCTTACACTGTGGAATCACAAGAAAAACGATCGATCAGATTAAGAAACATAAACGTAAAATGAACATCGTAAGCCGGGGCGGAAGTCTTGTATTTGCATGGATGAGTATGACCGGTCAGGAAAACCCGTTCTATGAATATTTCGATGAGATTTTAGATATCTGTGAGGAATATGATGTTACGATTTCCCTCGGAGATGCATGTCGTCCGGGCTGTCTGGCAGATGCGACTGACGTATGCCAGATTGAAGAACTGGTACGTCTGGGCGAGCTGACAAAGCGTGCCTGGGCACACAATGTACAGGTTATGGTGGAAGGTCCCGGTCATGTACCACTTAACCAGATCGCTGCAAATATGGAAGTTCAGAAGACCTTATGCATGGGTGCCCCATTCTATGTTCTCGGGCCTCTGGTTACAGATATCGCTCCCGGTTACGATCATATCACCAGCGCGATCGGTGGTGCTGTTGCTGCCATGAACGGAGCTGCTTTCTTATGCTACGTTACCCCAGCCGAGCATCTTGCACTTCCAAATGTAGATGATGTAAAACAGGGTATCATCGCATCGAAGATCGCTGCTCATGCAGCCGACATTGCAAAGGGTATTCCGGGCGCCAGAGATATCGATGATAAGATGGCGGATGCCAGACGTGTCCTGGACTGGGATGCACAGTATGCCTGCGCACTTGATCCTGCTACAGCCAAAGCGATCCGCGACAGTCGTATGCCGGAGGATGATCACTCCGATACCTGTAGTATGTGCGGCAAGTTCTGTGCTGTCCGCAGTATGAACAAGGCTCTCGCCGATGAGTACATCGACATTCTGTAG
- a CDS encoding DUF4866 domain-containing protein: MNETTIFPREKRADFLFEKILNDPWACEKLQETFANYLCYNDDAYDAPLPAEEFAQALFNSYHNRDLSAFLMAICNNTLFDLLRNSFLIPYRFNADGKTNPVIMTDDNGQLLPEYKTSIREKEYRHFHKIYQALRNNKNIYLARAYRYSHDYAANDMKPEQKILEKSDGVLLIRELPDTVKQKETEAEAYSAVWDLMIALEKELPMSYIFYGQDSLVKNNSRYDEIGIFLPNSLFLTNLEHHIEKAEEIIYAKEQ, encoded by the coding sequence ATGAACGAAACTACAATTTTTCCACGAGAAAAAAGAGCAGATTTCTTATTTGAAAAAATCCTGAATGATCCATGGGCATGTGAGAAATTACAGGAAACATTTGCAAATTACCTGTGCTATAACGATGATGCTTACGACGCACCACTTCCGGCAGAAGAATTTGCACAGGCACTATTCAATTCCTATCATAACCGGGATCTGTCTGCATTTCTTATGGCGATCTGCAACAATACCCTGTTTGATCTTCTGCGCAATTCCTTTCTGATCCCATATCGATTCAACGCAGATGGCAAAACAAATCCTGTTATTATGACAGATGACAATGGTCAGTTGCTTCCTGAATACAAAACTTCGATCCGGGAAAAAGAATATCGTCATTTTCATAAGATCTATCAGGCACTTAGAAACAATAAAAATATCTATCTAGCCCGCGCATACAGATACAGTCACGATTATGCCGCAAATGACATGAAACCGGAACAGAAGATTCTGGAAAAAAGTGACGGTGTACTGTTGATCCGCGAGCTTCCCGATACTGTAAAGCAAAAGGAGACAGAGGCAGAAGCATATTCTGCTGTATGGGATCTTATGATCGCACTGGAAAAGGAGCTTCCTATGTCCTACATTTTCTACGGGCAGGATTCTCTGGTGAAAAATAATTCCCGATATGATGAAATCGGCATATTCCTTCCAAATTCATTATTCCTGACGAATCTGGAACATCATATTGAAAAAGCGGAGGAGATCATCTATGCCAAAGAACAGTAA
- a CDS encoding LysR family transcriptional regulator: MNINFEYYKIFYYVAKYHNFTKAAKVLESSQPNVTRAMNCLEQQMHSTLFVRTNRGVQLTPEGEKLYMYVSAAMHQLLTAEDELADYSGMVHGSISIGASETALNIYLFDKLRSFHTAYPGIRLRIYNHSTPEAVDAVKSGKIDFAVVSTPVEADSPLETRMLRSFREILIGGQSFKELQGKTLSLKELKNYPLISLGRETMTFRFYERLFLSHGIEFAPDTEAATTDQILPLVCCELGLAFIPESMAGEALERGEVIQAVLKEKIPDRHICMIYDSQHPLNTAARSFRRLLEADCEKVNTLNRGID, from the coding sequence ATGAATATTAACTTTGAATATTATAAAATTTTCTATTATGTGGCAAAATATCATAATTTTACAAAGGCTGCGAAGGTTCTGGAAAGTAGCCAGCCAAATGTTACAAGAGCGATGAACTGTCTGGAACAGCAGATGCACAGTACCTTATTTGTAAGAACCAACCGGGGCGTTCAGCTTACACCGGAGGGAGAAAAACTATATATGTATGTGTCGGCAGCTATGCATCAGTTATTAACGGCAGAGGATGAACTGGCGGACTATTCGGGCATGGTACATGGAAGTATATCGATCGGAGCCAGCGAGACAGCGTTAAATATATATTTGTTTGATAAATTAAGGTCGTTTCATACTGCATATCCGGGAATTCGACTGAGAATCTATAATCATTCCACGCCGGAGGCAGTAGATGCAGTAAAGAGCGGTAAGATTGATTTTGCTGTTGTGTCGACACCGGTGGAAGCAGACTCGCCTCTTGAAACCAGAATGTTGAGATCGTTTCGGGAGATTCTGATCGGTGGACAATCCTTTAAAGAGCTGCAGGGAAAGACGTTGTCTTTAAAAGAATTAAAGAATTATCCGTTGATCAGTCTTGGAAGAGAAACGATGACATTTCGATTTTATGAGCGGCTGTTTTTATCGCACGGGATAGAATTTGCACCGGATACGGAGGCTGCGACAACAGATCAGATCCTGCCGCTTGTCTGTTGTGAGCTGGGACTGGCATTTATACCGGAATCCATGGCAGGTGAGGCGCTCGAACGCGGAGAAGTAATACAGGCAGTCCTAAAGGAGAAAATTCCTGACCGGCATATCTGCATGATATATGACAGCCAGCATCCACTGAATACAGCCGCAAGATCATTTCGCAGATTATTGGAAGCAGACTGCGAAAAGGTAAACACCCTCAATCGGGGCATCGATTGA
- a CDS encoding Hsp20/alpha crystallin family protein, whose amino-acid sequence MDRPSIFSDNFEMMNGFFDDSFWGSRSGLRTMTTMATDIFETKDGYEIEMDLPGFPKESIKAELKGGYLTILASYAGSDHEGREGSYIKRERYSGHYKRSFYVGNKVSEQDIKARFANGVLYVYVPKFDDQPEVEEKKIISIEG is encoded by the coding sequence ATGGATAGACCAAGTATTTTTTCAGATAATTTTGAGATGATGAATGGCTTTTTTGATGATTCCTTCTGGGGCAGCCGTTCCGGACTTCGTACCATGACTACAATGGCAACTGATATATTCGAAACAAAGGACGGATATGAGATAGAGATGGATCTGCCGGGATTTCCAAAGGAGAGCATCAAGGCGGAATTAAAAGGCGGATATCTGACGATCCTTGCAAGTTATGCCGGATCAGATCATGAAGGCAGAGAGGGAAGTTATATCAAGAGGGAACGATATTCCGGTCACTATAAGAGAAGCTTTTATGTTGGTAATAAAGTCAGTGAACAGGATATTAAAGCAAGATTTGCAAATGGCGTTCTTTATGTCTATGTACCAAAATTCGACGACCAGCCGGAAGTAGAAGAAAAGAAGATTATCTCGATAGAAGGATAA
- a CDS encoding ketopantoate reductase family protein gives MKIKRIALIGLGAMGVFFAPRLYEAFGDDFYIIAGGERKKRLESKGVTINGVNYRFPIVTPEEQGEPADLILIGVKGYGFVQAIEDIRHQVGEHTLILSLLNGVDSEEQLIQAFGEEHVLYAYMRMSIVMKDGKADFDPYWGKIHFGEKKNDVLSDRVLAVKEVFDHADIPYEIDPDMLKGLWFKYMCNIGENMTCALLGIPFGFFRISDSANWIRDNAMREVAAIAQKKGIDIGEKEIAEQDVTVKTIPPENKPSTLQDLEAEKLTEVEMFAGNVIKMGKELGVPTPINEMFYHGIRVMEEKFTKR, from the coding sequence ATGAAGATCAAAAGAATTGCATTGATCGGACTTGGAGCCATGGGTGTATTTTTTGCACCAAGATTATATGAAGCATTTGGAGATGATTTTTATATTATTGCAGGTGGTGAACGTAAAAAACGCCTGGAAAGTAAAGGAGTTACGATCAATGGCGTCAACTACAGATTTCCGATCGTGACACCCGAAGAACAGGGAGAGCCGGCGGACCTGATCCTGATCGGTGTAAAGGGCTATGGATTTGTGCAGGCAATAGAAGATATCCGCCATCAGGTAGGTGAACATACATTGATCCTGTCTTTGCTAAATGGTGTAGACAGTGAGGAACAGTTGATTCAGGCATTTGGCGAAGAACATGTATTATATGCATATATGAGAATGTCCATTGTTATGAAAGATGGAAAAGCAGACTTTGATCCGTACTGGGGCAAGATTCACTTCGGAGAGAAGAAAAATGATGTTCTGTCAGATCGTGTACTTGCTGTAAAAGAAGTATTTGATCATGCCGATATTCCATATGAGATCGATCCGGATATGTTAAAGGGACTCTGGTTTAAATACATGTGCAATATTGGAGAAAATATGACCTGTGCGTTGCTCGGTATCCCATTTGGATTTTTCCGTATCAGCGACAGTGCGAATTGGATCCGTGACAATGCCATGCGGGAAGTGGCTGCGATCGCGCAGAAGAAGGGAATCGATATAGGTGAAAAAGAAATAGCGGAGCAGGATGTTACAGTAAAGACGATTCCACCCGAGAACAAACCATCAACCCTGCAGGATCTGGAAGCAGAGAAGCTGACTGAGGTAGAGATGTTTGCCGGCAATGTCATAAAGATGGGAAAAGAGCTTGGCGTGCCAACTCCGATTAATGAGATGTTCTATCATGGTATCCGCGTAATGGAGGAGAAGTTTACAAAAAGATAA
- a CDS encoding lactate utilization protein — protein MDTFRNMRNDKLAKAMINKLAARNMEGFYVQTKEEAKELALSLIPEGSSVGWGGSMTVKATGLLDAVIEGNYKELNRDTAKTPEEKDRISKECFFADYFLTSCNAITEDGIMVNIDGNGNRVAAIVYGPSHVIVITGMNKVVRTEEDALSRARNEAAPINAQRFGLSTPCSTTGECANCLSPETICCQFLTTRYSKHKGRIKVILVNENLGF, from the coding sequence ATGGATACTTTTAGAAACATGAGAAACGACAAACTGGCGAAAGCCATGATAAACAAGCTGGCTGCCAGAAATATGGAAGGCTTCTATGTCCAGACAAAGGAAGAAGCTAAGGAGCTTGCACTGAGTCTGATCCCGGAAGGAAGCTCTGTCGGCTGGGGCGGTTCCATGACCGTAAAAGCAACCGGACTTTTAGATGCTGTTATCGAGGGAAACTACAAAGAGCTGAACCGTGATACGGCAAAAACACCGGAAGAAAAAGACCGGATCTCCAAAGAGTGTTTCTTTGCAGACTACTTCTTAACAAGCTGCAATGCGATCACTGAAGACGGCATAATGGTAAATATCGATGGCAATGGAAATCGTGTGGCTGCCATTGTCTACGGTCCTTCCCATGTTATCGTGATCACAGGAATGAACAAGGTAGTACGAACAGAAGAAGATGCTTTAAGCCGTGCAAGAAATGAAGCAGCTCCGATCAATGCACAGCGCTTCGGACTTTCAACTCCTTGCAGCACAACCGGAGAATGTGCAAACTGTCTGTCACCGGAAACAATCTGCTGCCAGTTCTTAACCACCCGCTATTCCAAGCACAAAGGCCGTATCAAGGTCATTCTTGTAAACGAAAATCTGGGATTTTAG